A stretch of the Gracilinanus agilis isolate LMUSP501 chromosome 4, AgileGrace, whole genome shotgun sequence genome encodes the following:
- the LOC123245120 gene encoding olfactory receptor 2T11 encodes MKPENQTSSSGFILLGLLVDDKMTGIVFAIIFSIFVVALTANVVMIFLIQVDSQLHTPMYFLLSQLSIMDTLFICTTVPKLLVDMISKEKTISFVGCGIQIFLYLTMIGSEFFLLGLMAYDRYVAVCNPLRYPVLMNRRMCLLLAAGSWFGGSLDGFLLTPITMNVPYCGSRTINHFFCEIPAVLKLACSDTSLYETLMYICCVLMLLIPISIISTSYSLILLTVHRMRSADGWKKAFTTCSSHLTVVSIFYGAAFYTYVLPLSYHTPEKDKVVSAFYTIVTPMLNPLIYSLRNKDVMGALKKLLIIST; translated from the coding sequence ATGAAACCAGAGAATCAAACTTCATCCTCAGGCTTCATCCTGTTGGGCCTACTTGTGGACGACAAGATGACAGGAATTGTCTTTGCTataatcttttccatctttgtgGTGGCTCTCACAGCCAATGTGGTAATGATATTTCTAATTCAAGTGGACTCCCAGTTACATACTCCCATGTACTTCCTGCTTAGCCAGCTCTCTATTATGGACACCCTTTTTATTTGCACCACTGTACCTAAGCTCTTAGTTGATATGATATCTAAggaaaaaacaatttcttttgtGGGGTGtggaattcagatttttctttacCTGACCATGATTGGTTCAGAGTTCTTCCTTTTGGGACTCATGGCATATGACCGTTATGTAGCTGTCTGCAATCCCTTGAGATATCCAGTCCTCATGAACCGAAGGATGTGTCTTCTGTTGGCTGCAGGTTCCTGGTTTGGTGGCTCCTTGGACGGTTTCCTCCTCACACCCATCACAATGAATGTACCTTACTGTGGCTCTCGAACCATCAATCATTTCTTCTGTGAGATTCCTGCTGTCCTCAAGCTAGCCTGCTCAGATACATCCCTCTATGAAACCCTCATGTATATATGTTGTGTGTTAATGCTGCTCATTCCTATCTCTATCATCTCTACATCCTACTCTCTCATCTTGCTCACAGTTCATCGTATGCGTTCAGCAGATGGCTGGAAGAAAGCCTTTACTACCTGTTCTTCTCACCTGACCGTGGTCAGCATCTTTTATGGAGCAGCATTCTATACATATGTGCTACCTCTATCCTACCATACCCCTGAGAAGGACAAGGTGGTGTCAGCCTTTTATACTATAGTCACCCCCATGCTTAATCCTCTGATCTATAGTCTCAGAAACAAGGACGTCATGGGAGCACTGaagaaa